One window of Gammaproteobacteria bacterium genomic DNA carries:
- the mobA gene encoding molybdenum cofactor guanylyltransferase: protein MQPAKAMSDIPKTAITALILAGGRGTRMGGRDKGLLAWDGVPLIERVLAGVTPLVGGVLISANRDLDRYRTYGFPVLPDAGEAFSGPLAGIARGLDACTTPWLWVLPCDVPQVHGALLARLIDACVATGCSAAVAHDAQHLHATFALLNTAVAPALHAFRAAGRRRAQDWLATLPAAQIDCSDHPEWFVNLNTPEDLLRHRRPGAAAT from the coding sequence GTGCAACCCGCCAAGGCCATGTCGGACATCCCCAAAACCGCGATCACAGCATTGATTCTCGCCGGCGGTCGCGGCACGCGCATGGGTGGCCGTGACAAGGGACTGCTCGCCTGGGACGGCGTGCCATTGATCGAGCGGGTGCTCGCCGGCGTCACACCGTTGGTGGGCGGGGTGCTGATCAGCGCCAACCGCGACCTCGACCGCTATCGTACCTACGGCTTCCCGGTACTGCCGGATGCCGGCGAGGCATTCTCCGGGCCGCTGGCCGGCATCGCGCGCGGCCTGGATGCCTGCACGACACCCTGGCTGTGGGTGCTCCCCTGCGATGTGCCGCAGGTACATGGGGCGCTGCTGGCGCGACTGATCGACGCCTGCGTCGCGACCGGGTGCAGTGCCGCGGTGGCGCACGACGCGCAGCACCTGCACGCCACCTTTGCACTGCTGAATACCGCCGTCGCGCCCGCCCTGCATGCGTTCCGTGCGGCGGGCCGCCGCAGGGCACAGGACTGGTTGGCCACGCTACCGGCCGCGCAGATCGACTGTTCCGACCATCCCGAGTGGTTCGTCAACCTCAACACGCCGGAGGATCTGCTGCGCCACCGACGGCCAGGGGCGGCGGCGACGTGA
- the xerD gene encoding site-specific tyrosine recombinase XerD has translation MESGLSAHTLAAYRNDLRGLAAWLGPQGFALADARREHLLEYLANRAAAGTQARSAARLLSSLRRFYRHLLRENRIQTDPSARIDAPRLGRPLPTSLSEAQVDALLQTPDTRTPLGLRDRAMLEVLYACGLRVSELVGLRIEQLNLRQGVLRVSGKGRKERLVPLGEEAHAWLARFLAETRPLLLNGVTSAAVFPGRGGEPLTRQAFWYRIKAHARAADIRTPLSPHTLRHAFATHLVNHGADLRVVQLLLGHSDLSTTQIYTHVARERLRELHARHHPRG, from the coding sequence ATGGAGAGCGGTCTGAGTGCCCATACCCTCGCCGCCTACCGCAACGACCTGCGTGGGCTCGCCGCCTGGCTCGGGCCGCAGGGGTTCGCGCTCGCCGACGCGCGGCGCGAGCACCTGTTGGAGTATCTCGCCAATCGGGCCGCCGCCGGTACGCAGGCGCGCAGCGCGGCGCGTCTGCTGTCCAGCCTGCGCCGCTTCTACCGCCACCTGCTGCGCGAGAACCGCATTCAGACGGACCCCAGCGCGCGCATCGACGCGCCCCGGCTGGGCCGGCCGTTGCCCACGTCGCTGAGCGAGGCACAGGTCGACGCCTTATTGCAGACGCCCGATACCCGCACGCCATTGGGCCTGCGGGATCGCGCGATGCTGGAGGTGCTGTACGCCTGTGGACTGCGGGTGTCCGAATTGGTGGGCCTGCGCATCGAGCAGTTGAACTTGCGTCAGGGCGTGCTGCGGGTGTCCGGCAAGGGTCGCAAGGAACGGCTGGTGCCGCTCGGCGAGGAGGCCCATGCCTGGCTGGCGCGGTTTCTGGCGGAGACACGACCCCTATTGCTGAACGGCGTGACCAGCGCTGCGGTATTCCCCGGCCGCGGCGGGGAGCCCCTGACCCGGCAGGCCTTCTGGTATCGTATCAAGGCCCACGCGCGCGCCGCGGACATCCGCACACCCCTGTCGCCGCACACGCTGCGCCATGCCTTTGCCACCCATCTCGTCAATCACGGCGCTGATCTGCGCGTGGTGCAGCTGCTGCTCGGTCACAGCGATCTGTCCACGACGCAGATCTACACCCACGTCGCCCGCGAACGGCTGCGCGAACTGCATGCGCGACACCATCCGCGGGGATGA
- a CDS encoding molybdopterin molybdotransferase MoeA gives MNDTRRDPCNDPGATSPGLLTVAEARARIDALVTPIQGDEQLPIRTALGRILAEPVLSTIDVPPYTNSAMDGYAVRGDDLPATGRARLTVVGRAMAGAPADCGVAPGQAVRIMTGAVMPAGADTVLMQEAVTVAGDTIEIGPGHTCGENVRHAGEDMTRGDTVLTPGTRLLPAELGVLASLGTAEVRVRRRLRVAFFSTGDELKSLGEALGPGQIYDSNRYTLHGMLARLGVELLDLGVVRDDREAIGEAFHTASAIADVVITSGGVSVGEGDFVTQILAELGQVNFWKIAMKPGKPLACGTVGRAVFFGLPGNPVSVMATFYQFVQPALQKMMGMTVAPTLSLRVPCAVALQKQPGRLEYQRGILYQDAAGNPIVTTTGGQGSHMLSSMSRSNCFIVLPAECAGVAVGEPVDVQPFAGLI, from the coding sequence ATGAACGACACCCGCCGAGACCCCTGCAACGACCCCGGCGCAACATCCCCCGGTCTGCTGACCGTCGCCGAGGCACGTGCGCGTATCGATGCCCTGGTGACGCCGATACAGGGCGACGAGCAGCTGCCAATCCGCACCGCCCTCGGCCGCATCCTGGCGGAACCGGTCCTCTCGACCATCGACGTGCCGCCCTATACCAACTCCGCCATGGACGGCTATGCGGTGCGTGGCGATGATCTGCCAGCGACCGGTCGCGCGCGTCTGACCGTCGTCGGGCGCGCCATGGCGGGCGCTCCGGCCGACTGCGGGGTCGCACCCGGGCAGGCCGTGCGCATCATGACCGGCGCCGTCATGCCCGCTGGCGCCGACACGGTACTCATGCAGGAGGCCGTTACCGTGGCGGGCGATACCATCGAGATCGGCCCCGGCCACACGTGCGGCGAGAACGTGCGCCACGCCGGTGAAGACATGACCCGGGGCGACACCGTGCTGACGCCCGGCACGCGGCTGCTGCCCGCCGAACTCGGCGTGCTGGCCTCGCTGGGTACCGCGGAGGTGCGCGTCAGGCGCCGCCTGCGGGTCGCCTTCTTCTCCACCGGGGACGAGCTGAAGAGCCTGGGCGAGGCACTGGGGCCGGGGCAGATCTATGACAGCAACCGCTACACCCTCCACGGCATGCTGGCGCGCCTCGGCGTGGAACTGCTCGATCTCGGCGTCGTTCGCGATGACCGCGAGGCCATCGGCGAGGCATTTCACACCGCGTCCGCGATCGCGGACGTGGTGATCACCTCCGGAGGTGTGTCCGTCGGCGAGGGGGATTTCGTCACCCAGATCCTCGCCGAGCTGGGGCAGGTCAATTTCTGGAAGATCGCCATGAAACCCGGCAAGCCACTCGCCTGCGGCACGGTCGGCAGGGCCGTGTTTTTCGGGCTGCCGGGCAACCCGGTGTCGGTCATGGCGACCTTCTACCAGTTCGTCCAGCCGGCGCTGCAGAAGATGATGGGCATGACCGTCGCACCAACACTGTCGCTGCGCGTTCCCTGCGCGGTTGCGCTCCAGAAGCAGCCCGGCCGCCTGGAGTATCAGCGCGGCATCCTGTACCAGGACGCGGCCGGGAACCCGATAGTGACCACCACCGGCGGGCAGGGATCGCATATGCTGTCGTCGATGAGCCGCTCCAACTGCTTCATCGTCCTGCCGGCGGAGTGCGCCGGCGTGGCGGTGGGCGAACCGGTGGATGTGCAACCGTTCGCCGGCCTGATCTGA
- a CDS encoding AMP-binding protein, with translation METADPPVHADALLAILTQLVQELRPGRTIPPLTLDSQLERDLGLDSLARVELLLRIERELGLTAAEDAALGAQTAAELLRLLGIAAPAATATAVPAAATDSAAVEIPRDAQTLTEVLQWHAQRMPERLYLSFHPSDTTTETLTFGELYHGAVQVAGGLIARGIQPGDRVTLMLPSGLEFFFAFYGILLAGAVPAPLYPPASRAQLEDHLLRQVGILDNAQAPILITVDEARDYARLLRSQCVTLRQLCTVPELRAGEPGAPVAVAAEALGLIQYTSGSTGQPKGVMLSHANLLANVRAMGQAAAATSDDVFVSWLPLYHDMGLIGACLGSLYYGMRLVLMSPLSFIARPVRWLRALHAQRGTLSAAPNFAYDLCATRLRDEELEGLDLSTWRLAFNGAEPVHPDTLDAFCRRFAAYGFRHEAMTPVYGLAENAVGLAFPPLGRGPRIDRIDRDRFTAGGRAEPVSDGPNTLRFVSGGCALPDHAIRIVDEQNGDLGERRQGRLQFRGPSATRGYFRNAEATATLLHGPWRDSGDYAYLADGEVFITGRAKDLIIRAGRNLYPYELEQAVGDLPGVRKNAVAVFAARGDGPAERLVVLAETRERDAARLQGLRERIDALALELIGTRPDDIVLAPPRSVLKTSSGKIRRVECRQLYEQGSFAGGVIHRQRYWRQRLALTGRALRTLLTRGLERARGDLYVVYAWSCGLICAVPIILLVLLLPRRAAQRSARNGARIGLRLLGMRVVRRGETHLPTDRPLVLVVNHASYLDAIVLTAALDMPLHFVAKRSLRRPLFGTLLAKLGTEFVARDDVRQSVADAARVLDRVHGGDGVVFFPEATFTATPGLRPFRLGAFKVALEGGAALVPIALRGTRELLRGSTWRPRPGIAVVWVGAPLTATGTEWPALVDLRDRARAQILAHCGEPDLADQVSIALPEGVRP, from the coding sequence ATGGAAACAGCCGACCCGCCCGTGCACGCCGACGCCCTGCTGGCGATCCTGACGCAGTTGGTGCAGGAACTGCGTCCGGGCCGGACGATACCGCCGCTGACCCTCGACAGCCAGCTGGAACGCGACCTCGGTCTGGACAGCCTGGCGCGGGTCGAGCTGCTGCTGCGCATCGAGCGCGAGCTGGGTCTGACAGCGGCCGAGGACGCCGCGCTGGGGGCACAGACCGCCGCCGAACTGCTGCGCCTGCTCGGTATCGCCGCCCCCGCTGCAACAGCCACCGCCGTACCCGCCGCCGCGACCGACAGCGCTGCGGTCGAGATCCCACGGGATGCGCAGACGCTGACCGAGGTGCTGCAATGGCACGCCCAGCGCATGCCCGAGCGGCTCTATCTGAGCTTTCACCCCAGTGATACCACGACCGAGACGCTGACATTCGGCGAGCTCTACCATGGCGCGGTACAGGTCGCCGGCGGCCTGATTGCCCGCGGCATCCAGCCGGGCGACCGCGTGACCCTGATGTTGCCCAGCGGCCTGGAGTTCTTCTTCGCCTTTTACGGCATCCTGCTCGCCGGTGCCGTGCCCGCCCCGCTCTACCCGCCTGCCAGTCGCGCCCAGCTCGAGGACCACCTGCTACGCCAGGTCGGTATCCTGGACAACGCCCAGGCACCGATCCTGATCACGGTCGACGAGGCCCGCGACTATGCGCGCCTGCTGCGCTCGCAATGCGTCACGCTCAGGCAACTGTGCACCGTGCCCGAACTGCGCGCTGGCGAACCCGGCGCGCCCGTGGCCGTCGCTGCGGAGGCCCTCGGCCTGATCCAGTACACCTCGGGCAGCACCGGTCAGCCCAAGGGCGTGATGCTGAGCCATGCCAACCTGCTTGCCAACGTGCGCGCCATGGGCCAGGCGGCGGCCGCGACCAGCGACGACGTGTTCGTCAGCTGGCTGCCGCTCTACCATGACATGGGGCTGATCGGCGCCTGCCTGGGCAGCCTCTACTACGGCATGCGGCTGGTGCTGATGTCGCCGCTGAGCTTCATCGCCAGGCCCGTGCGCTGGCTGCGCGCCCTCCACGCGCAGCGCGGCACGCTGTCGGCGGCACCCAATTTCGCCTATGACCTGTGCGCCACGCGGCTGCGTGACGAGGAACTCGAGGGACTGGACCTCAGCACGTGGCGGCTGGCCTTCAACGGTGCGGAACCGGTCCACCCGGATACCCTCGACGCCTTCTGCCGGCGGTTCGCCGCTTATGGCTTCCGGCACGAGGCCATGACGCCGGTATACGGCCTGGCCGAGAATGCGGTCGGATTGGCCTTCCCGCCACTCGGGCGCGGGCCGCGCATCGACCGCATCGACCGCGACCGCTTCACCGCCGGCGGTCGTGCCGAACCCGTATCCGACGGCCCCAACACCCTGCGCTTCGTCAGTGGCGGATGCGCCCTGCCCGACCACGCCATCCGCATCGTCGACGAACAGAACGGCGATCTGGGCGAGCGCCGCCAGGGTCGGCTGCAGTTCCGTGGGCCCTCGGCGACGCGCGGCTATTTCCGCAATGCCGAGGCCACCGCCACGCTCCTGCACGGGCCGTGGCGCGATTCCGGCGACTATGCCTACCTCGCCGACGGTGAGGTCTTCATCACCGGGCGCGCCAAGGACCTGATCATCCGCGCCGGTCGCAACCTCTATCCCTACGAACTGGAACAGGCGGTGGGTGATCTCCCCGGCGTGCGCAAGAACGCCGTGGCGGTATTCGCCGCGCGCGGCGACGGCCCGGCCGAACGCCTGGTGGTGCTGGCCGAGACACGCGAACGCGACGCCGCGCGCCTGCAGGGCTTGCGTGAGCGCATCGACGCCCTGGCGCTGGAACTGATCGGCACCCGTCCGGATGATATCGTGCTCGCCCCACCGCGCAGTGTACTCAAGACCTCCAGCGGCAAGATCCGCCGCGTGGAATGCCGCCAGCTCTATGAGCAGGGCAGCTTCGCCGGCGGCGTCATCCACCGGCAGCGCTACTGGCGGCAGCGCCTGGCACTGACCGGCCGCGCCCTGCGGACGCTGCTGACCCGCGGGCTGGAGCGTGCGCGGGGCGATCTGTATGTCGTCTACGCCTGGTCGTGCGGTCTGATCTGCGCCGTACCGATCATCCTGCTGGTGTTACTGCTGCCGCGCCGCGCGGCGCAGCGCAGCGCCCGCAACGGTGCGCGCATCGGCCTGCGGCTGTTGGGCATGCGCGTCGTGCGGCGCGGTGAGACCCACCTGCCGACCGATCGGCCACTGGTGCTGGTCGTCAACCATGCCAGCTACCTCGATGCCATCGTGCTGACCGCGGCGCTCGATATGCCGCTGCATTTCGTCGCCAAACGCAGCCTGCGCCGGCCCCTGTTCGGCACGCTGCTGGCCAAGCTCGGCACCGAGTTCGTGGCCCGCGACGATGTGCGTCAGAGCGTGGCCGATGCCGCGCGCGTGCTGGACCGGGTGCATGGCGGGGATGGCGTGGTGTTCTTCCCGGAGGCGACCTTCACGGCCACACCAGGCCTGCGCCCCTTTCGCCTGGGCGCCTTCAAGGTCGCGCTGGAAGGCGGTGCCGCGCTGGTGCCCATCGCCCTGCGCGGCACGCGTGAACTGCTGCGCGGCAGCACCTGGCGGCCGCGCCCGGGCATCGCCGTCGTCTGGGTGGGCGCACCGCTGACCGCAACCGGTACGGAGTGGCCAGCGCTGGTGGACCTGCGCGACCGGGCCCGCGCGCAGATCCTCGCCCACTGCGGCGAACCGGACCTGGCCGACCAGGTGTCGATCGCCCTGCCGGAGGGGGTGAGGCCTTAG
- the mobB gene encoding molybdopterin-guanine dinucleotide biosynthesis protein B: MPPVIGFAAWSGTGKTTLLARLLPQLCARGLRIGMIKHAHHRFDIDQPGKDSHVLRKAGAEQMLIASRERWALMVETPGCTEPTLSDLLPRLDRAQLDLILVEGFRHERFPKIELHRAVLGRPLLFPEDDSIIALASDTPIATDLPCFALDATAAIADFILQYCGLSAHRT, from the coding sequence ATGCCACCGGTCATCGGCTTCGCTGCCTGGAGTGGTACCGGCAAGACGACGTTGCTGGCCCGATTGCTGCCGCAACTGTGTGCCCGCGGGTTGCGCATCGGCATGATCAAGCACGCGCATCACCGCTTCGACATCGATCAGCCGGGCAAGGACAGCCATGTCCTGCGCAAGGCCGGTGCCGAACAGATGTTGATCGCCTCGCGCGAACGCTGGGCGCTGATGGTGGAGACGCCGGGGTGCACCGAGCCGACACTCTCCGACCTGCTGCCGCGGCTGGACCGTGCGCAGCTGGACCTGATCCTGGTGGAGGGCTTCCGCCACGAGCGCTTCCCCAAGATCGAGCTGCACCGCGCGGTGCTGGGCCGACCCTTGCTGTTCCCGGAGGACGACTCCATCATCGCCCTGGCCAGCGATACGCCGATCGCCACCGATCTGCCGTGCTTCGCCCTTGACGCGACGGCGGCGATCGCGGACTTCATCCTACAGTATTGCGGTTTGTCCGCGCACAGGACCTGA
- the trxA gene encoding thioredoxin → MSASPYVYDVTQETYPQLVVENSRQVPVLVDFWADWCGPCKMQLPVLLQLADAYQGKFLLAKIDTDTQRELAAAHDIRSIPTLKLFRDGQVVEEILGAQTEASLRTLLDKYVARASDDLRAQAAQRVSAGDVEGALTILREAKSQDPDNPRAQLDYLRTAMEAGRVDAAEQALTTMPHDIREDAEIRRYATLVAFARRIDGAPDRTALEQRIGKNADDLEARDLLAARMALAGDAEGALGQYLEMLRRDRRYGDDAGRKGLLAMFELLGNQGPLVQRYRSQLFNALH, encoded by the coding sequence ATGTCCGCATCCCCCTATGTCTACGACGTCACCCAGGAGACGTACCCGCAACTGGTGGTGGAGAACTCACGGCAGGTCCCGGTGCTGGTGGATTTCTGGGCAGACTGGTGCGGCCCCTGCAAGATGCAGCTACCGGTACTGTTGCAGCTCGCCGACGCTTATCAGGGCAAATTCCTGCTGGCCAAGATCGACACCGATACACAGCGCGAGCTCGCTGCGGCGCACGACATCCGCAGCATCCCGACCCTGAAGCTGTTCCGTGACGGCCAGGTGGTGGAGGAGATCCTGGGCGCGCAGACCGAGGCCAGCCTGCGTACCCTGCTGGACAAGTACGTCGCGCGTGCGTCCGACGACCTGCGCGCACAGGCGGCGCAACGGGTGTCAGCGGGTGACGTGGAAGGTGCGCTTACGATCCTGCGTGAGGCGAAGTCGCAGGACCCGGACAATCCGCGCGCACAGCTGGATTACCTGCGCACCGCGATGGAGGCCGGGCGGGTCGACGCGGCCGAGCAGGCCCTGACGACCATGCCGCATGACATCCGGGAGGACGCGGAGATACGCCGCTATGCGACCCTGGTGGCGTTCGCACGACGCATTGATGGCGCACCGGACCGCACGGCCCTGGAGCAGCGCATCGGGAAGAATGCCGATGATCTGGAGGCCCGCGACCTGCTGGCAGCACGCATGGCCCTGGCCGGCGACGCCGAGGGTGCCCTGGGTCAGTATCTGGAGATGTTGCGCCGCGACCGCCGCTACGGCGACGATGCCGGCCGCAAGGGCCTCCTGGCGATGTTCGAGCTGCTGGGTAATCAGGGACCGCTGGTGCAGCGCTATCGATCGCAGCTGTTCAACGCATTGCACTGA
- the dsbC gene encoding bifunctional protein-disulfide isomerase/oxidoreductase DsbC: MSLLIRVVLVWITLLSAVQAAEDHAAIRKALAAVIPGTTPDTIRPAAIPGLFEVTYGPQVLYISEDGRFLVQGHVIDLDTRTDLTEERQGQLRNAALARLGEDKMVIFPAAKPRHTITVFTDIDCGYCQKLHNEIKEINALGITVRYLFFPRSGPNTESYYKAQSVWCAADRRQALTNAKAGQKLARATCDTPIDEHMKLVRQFGLQGTPAIVFEDGQVVPGYVPAKQLAAMLDENAR; encoded by the coding sequence ATGTCACTCCTGATTCGTGTCGTGCTGGTCTGGATTACCCTGCTGAGCGCCGTACAGGCCGCCGAAGACCATGCCGCCATCCGCAAGGCGCTCGCCGCCGTCATCCCGGGTACCACGCCGGACACGATCCGCCCCGCGGCGATCCCCGGTCTGTTCGAGGTCACCTACGGGCCGCAGGTGCTCTATATCAGCGAGGATGGCCGCTTTCTGGTGCAGGGACATGTGATCGACCTCGACACCCGCACCGACCTCACCGAGGAGCGTCAGGGACAGCTGCGCAACGCAGCGCTCGCCAGGCTCGGCGAGGACAAGATGGTGATCTTCCCGGCAGCGAAGCCGCGCCACACCATCACGGTGTTTACCGATATCGACTGCGGCTATTGCCAGAAGCTGCACAACGAGATCAAGGAGATCAACGCACTCGGCATCACCGTGCGCTATCTGTTCTTCCCGCGCTCGGGCCCGAACACCGAGTCGTATTACAAGGCGCAGTCGGTCTGGTGTGCCGCAGATCGCCGCCAGGCGCTGACCAATGCCAAGGCCGGCCAGAAGCTGGCGCGCGCGACCTGCGACACCCCTATCGACGAGCACATGAAACTGGTGCGGCAGTTCGGCTTGCAGGGTACGCCCGCCATCGTGTTCGAGGACGGTCAGGTGGTGCCCGGTTACGTACCGGCCAAACAGCTGGCGGCGATGCTGGACGAAAACGCGCGCTGA
- a CDS encoding SIMPL domain-containing protein (The SIMPL domain is named for its presence in mouse protein SIMPL (signalling molecule that associates with mouse pelle-like kinase). Bacterial member BP26, from Brucella, was shown to assemble into a channel-like structure, while YggE from E. coli has been associated with resistance to oxidative stress.) produces the protein MRARIDLILLILGMLSFGMVGAVQAATAPERFNQISFQVWAVETVANDRMQVVLAAQSEDENAAVLADRLNTTMAWALTQARAQAGVDVRSGGYSTQPVYRKEALVGWRASQELILQGGDFAQLGALIGTLQARLQLRSVAFSVAPQTRAEVERRLIDHALDDFKQRADQVRTNLGGQKYRIVEASIQTEDQPVHPRPLMRAQAMSESVAPPAFEGGDSDIRVGVHGVIQVD, from the coding sequence ATGCGCGCACGAATCGACTTGATTCTCTTGATTCTAGGGATGTTGTCTTTCGGCATGGTCGGGGCCGTGCAGGCGGCCACCGCGCCGGAACGTTTCAACCAGATCAGCTTTCAGGTGTGGGCGGTGGAAACGGTCGCCAACGACCGCATGCAGGTCGTGCTGGCGGCCCAGAGCGAAGACGAAAACGCCGCCGTGCTGGCGGATCGTCTGAACACGACCATGGCCTGGGCGCTGACCCAGGCGCGCGCACAGGCGGGTGTGGACGTGCGTAGTGGCGGTTACTCCACCCAGCCGGTGTATCGCAAGGAGGCCCTGGTCGGTTGGCGCGCATCGCAGGAACTGATCCTGCAGGGTGGTGATTTCGCGCAACTCGGTGCGCTCATCGGCACGCTACAGGCGCGCCTGCAGTTGCGTTCGGTGGCCTTCAGCGTCGCGCCACAGACGCGCGCCGAGGTCGAGCGGCGGCTGATCGACCACGCCCTGGACGACTTCAAACAGCGCGCCGACCAGGTGCGTACGAATCTCGGCGGTCAGAAATACCGTATCGTCGAGGCGAGCATCCAGACCGAGGACCAGCCGGTCCATCCCCGACCGCTCATGCGCGCCCAGGCCATGAGCGAGTCCGTCGCCCCGCCGGCCTTCGAAGGCGGCGACAGCGACATTCGCGTCGGCGTGCATGGGGTGATTCAGGTGGATTGA